The following proteins are encoded in a genomic region of Dioscorea cayenensis subsp. rotundata cultivar TDr96_F1 chromosome 8, TDr96_F1_v2_PseudoChromosome.rev07_lg8_w22 25.fasta, whole genome shotgun sequence:
- the LOC120266598 gene encoding ammonium transporter 2 member 5-like, with the protein MAAPLAPLPSGLQVTEASPEWLNKGDNAWQLTAATIVGMQSVPGLVILYGSIVKKKWAINSAFMALYAFAAVLVCWVGWAFQMSFGEEMFFFWGKPNFALDQKYLLDQGFAGFYPRATLVFFQFVFAAITLVLVGGALLGRMNFHAWMLFVPLWLTFSYTIGAYSIWCPTGFLAKAGVMDYCGGFVIHLASGVAGFTAAYWVGPRTNKDRERFPPNNILLMLAGAGLLWMGWSGFNGGGPYAANIDASLAVLNTHVCTATSLLVWLFLDILFFSKPSVIGAVQGMITGLVCITPAAGIVQGWAAIIMGILSGSIPWYTMMVLHKKISFLKYVDDTMAVFHTHAIAGSLGGVLTGFFAEPRLNRLFFSGDTTMFIGFAYGIKDGRFRAGLRQMGVQLAGIVFIVFINVFVTSVICLVVRLIVPLRLSEEQLEIGDDAIHGEEAYALWGDGEKFETQNGNDVFDVESSKAVQMTTTF; encoded by the exons ATGGCTGCTCCACTTGCTCCACTTCCATCAGGCTTACAAGTCACAGAAGCAAGCCCAGAATGGTTAAACAAAGGAGACAATGCATGGCAACTAACAGCAGCCACAATAGTTGGCATGCAAAGTGTGCCAGGCCTGGTAATACTCTACGGAAGCATAGTCAAGAAGAAATGGGCAATAAACTCAGCATTCATGGCACTGTATGCATTTGCAGCAGTGTTGGTGTGCTGGGTTGGCTGGGCATTCCAAATGTCATTTGGTGAAGAAATGTTCTTCTTTTGGGGAAAACCAAACTTTGCTTTGGATCAAAAGTATCTACTTGATCAGGGATTTGCTGGGTTTTATCCCAGGGCAACGTTGGTGTTCTTTCAGTTTGTGTTTGCTGCCATAACTTTGGTTTTGGTTGGAGGAGCTTTGCTTGGGAGGATGAACTTTCATGCTTGGATGTTGTTTGTGCCATTATGGTTAACCTTTTCTTATACTATTGGGGCTTATAGTATTTGGTGTCCAACTGGTTTCTTAGCTAAGGCTGGAGTTATGGATTACTGTGGAGGTTTTGTTATTCATCTTGCTTCTGGTGTTGCTGGCTTCACTGCTGCTTATTGG gtTGGACCAAGAACAAACAAGGACAGGGAGAGGTTTCCACCGAACAATATACTTTTGATGTTGGCCGGAGCTGGGCTTCTTTGGATGGGATGGAGTGGGTTCAACGGCGGAGGTCCGTACGCCGCCAACATTGATGCTTCTTTGGCAGTGCTGAATACTCATGTCTGCACTGCCACCAGCCTTCTTGTTTGGCTCTTTCTTGACAtactcttcttctccaaaccctCCGTCATTGGTGCTGTTCAGGGCATGATCACTGGCCTTGTCTGCATCACTCCTGCCGcag GCATAGTTCAAGGATGGGCAGCAATAATAATGGGAATACTCTCCGGCAGCATTCCATGGTACACAATGATGGTGCTTCACAAGAAGATCTCATTCCTCAAGTATGTAGATGACACAATGGCAGTGTTCCACACCCACGCCATTGCCGGCAGCCTTGGCGGTGTGCTCACCGGCTTCTTCGCCGAGCCGAGACTCAACCGTCTTTTCTTTTCCGGTGATACTACCATGTTCATTGGCTTTGCTTACGGCATCAAAGACGGCCGGTTCCGTGCCGGGTTGCGGCAAATGGGAGTGCAACTTGCAGGcattgtgtttatagtttttatcAATGTGTTTGTGACCTCTGTGATATGTCTTGTTGTGAGATTGATAGTACCATTGAGGTTGAGTGAAGAGCAGTTAGAGATTGGAGATGATGCTATTCATGGAGAAGAAGCTTATGCTCTTTGGGGAGATGGTGAGAAGTTTGAGACTCAGAATGGTAATGATGTCTTTGATGTTGAGAGTAGTAAAGCTGTTCAAATGACTACCACCTTCTaa
- the LOC120267122 gene encoding inactive protein RESTRICTED TEV MOVEMENT 2-like, whose product MAYSTMPRTTTIYKDFEPAYEWSQEQNSDTLLIYLPDFKKEDIKVQIDNYGNLRVEGERRLERNQRLRFSKDFEIPDNCNVDDIRANFRDGLLYIWLPKLITKAELEEEKPKVTQKPEEQKPNNQKKETDEKQSTRVQEELEKIEQPKKDHERDDKKKEEFSWPDGISEVKEKEKEVGNGMKKENGSLALDKSQQRKLLINVAVAFMVLVGLGMYVTFKMSKS is encoded by the exons ATGGCATACAGCACCATGCCAAGGACCACAACCATTTACAAAGATTTTGAACCTGCATATGAATGGTCTCAAGAACAAAACTCTGACACTCTCCTCATTTATCTTCCAG ACTTCAAGAAAGAAGATATAAAAGTTCAGATAGACAATTATGGTAATCTAAGAGTTGAAGGAGAGCGTCGTCTTGAAAGGAACCAAAGGCTCAGGTTCAGCAAGGATTTCGAAATTCCGGATAATTGCAATGTAGATGATATCAGAGCAAACTTCAGGGATGGACTACTTTATATTTGGTTGCCCAAGTTGATCACCAAAGCCGaactagaagaagaaaagccaaaagtaacacaaaagcCGGAAGAACAAAAGCCGAATAATCAAAAGAAGGAGACAGATGAGAAACAGAGCACAAGAGTGCAAGAAGAGCTGGAGAAGATAGAGCAGCCTAAGAAAGATCATGAAAGAGATGATAAAAAGAAGGAAGAGTTCTCATGGCCTGATGGTATTAGTgaagtaaaagagaaggaaaaggagGTTGGCAATGGAATGAAGAAGGAAAATGGTTCACTTGCTTTGGATAAGAGCCAGCAAAGAAAGCTTCTGATTAATGTTGCTGTCGCTTTTATGGTTTTGGTGGGGCTTGGAATGTATGTCACCTTCAAGATGAGCAAATCttga
- the LOC120266729 gene encoding uncharacterized protein LOC120266729 yields MESLTSPSVSVKQTRRFSSSNSQKDLWFIAREGSIAELDSALLLLKKNGGNIDMRNAFGLSPLHIATWRNHVPMVKRLLAAGADPNVRDGESGWSSLHRALHFGHLAVASVLLQHGASLLLEDSKYRTPVDLLSGPISQIIGSGLDSVATEVYSWGSGTNYQLGTGNAHVQKLPGKVDALHSSYVKIIVASKFHSVAVTASGELYTWGFGRGGRLGHPEFDIHSGQAAAITPRKVTFGLGSRRVRAVAAAKHHTVIAIENGDVFTWGSNREGQLGYTSVDTQPTPRRVTSLREKIVAVAAANKHTAAVAESGEVFTWGCNKEGQLGYGTSNSASNSTPRLVEYLKGKVLKGVSAAKNHTIVLGSDGEVFTWGHRLVTPRRVIIARSLKKCGNAPLKFHRAERLHVVSVAAGSVHSTVLTDDGALFYWVSADPDLRCQQLYSMCGRNVVSLSAGKYWTAAVTTTGDVYMWDGKKYRADVPVATRLHGVKHATSVCVGETHLLVASSLYHPSYPPKVTENHQKSRAVNDMLEEVNEDLMFDGLQVEVSLQASKVSGSSGTVAPSLKNLCEKAAIDFLVEPRNAIHLLDIADTLEAHELRKHCEEIAIRNLDYIFTVSASAIMNAPLELLVKLEKSLDDKSSEPWCHRRLPTPTATFPAVIDSEEENSDFCYTRPRVNRKKLTLKNYEGLGTDCFLQKDHKADQVVSKEVRALRKKLQQIDMLEAKQLNGHHLDDQQVAKLETRSAVENTLAELGIPLESESKASLPSLIDGKRNKKSELSRKQRRKNKLMTSLTEVDSVEVSVEQNSTVNLPDVKSLEIPKETKEVGIDINSESRIMEGCSLLGTKSVSRPHNANNNSKAPQSTSSKKKNKKGGLSMFLSGALDEPRQAPPPPPTPKSDGPAWGGAKITKSLSSLRDIQNEQSKTTEVTNNRLKDRCEDFTCAVSPGQIRLSSFLPKTISTPIPVTPARAVPTTEGEKNTPPWSSAGSSPVMGRPSLRNIQMQQEKKQLSISNSPKTRTSGFSISSQGSPSDSGGAKDTVPNRWFKPETDAPSSIRSIQIEEKAMKDLKRFYSSVKLVKAEPKF; encoded by the exons ATGGAGAGTTTGACATCACCATCAGTCTCTGTTAAGCAGACTCGCCGGTTTTCTTCTAGCAATTCTCAAAAAGATTTATGGTTTATTGCCCGGGAAGGGTCCATAGCCGAACTAGATTCTGCGTTGTTATTACTAAAGAAGAATGGTGGAAATATCGATATGCGAAATGCTTTCGGTCTTTCACCGCTTCACATAGCAACATGGAGAAATCATGTGCCCATGGTGAAGAGGCTACTTGCTGCAGGTGCAGATCCTAATGTGAGG gaTGGGGAATCAGGTTGGAGCAGCCTTCACAGAGCTCTCCATTTTGGTCATCTAGCTGTAGCAAGTGTTCTTCTACAGCATGGAGCTTCTCTTTTATTGGAGGACTCCAAATATCGAACTCCTGTTGATCTTCTCTCTGGGCCTATTTCACAGATTATTGGAAGTGGACTTGATTCAG TTGCAACTGAAGTCTATAGCTGGGGAAGTGGTACAAATTACCAATTAGGAACTGGAAATGCACATGTGCAGAAATTGCCAGGCAAAGTTGATGCTCTTCATAGCTCCTATGTAAAAATAATTGTGGCCTCGAAGTTTCATAGCGTAGCAGTCACTGCTAGTGGAGAACTTTATACTTGGGGATTTGGGAGGGGTGGCCGCCTTGGACACCCAGAATTTGACATACACAG TGGCCAAGCTGCAGCTATTACTCCTCGGAAAGTAACTTTTGGTTTGGGATCCCGCCGTGTGAGAGCTGTTGCAGCTGCTAAGCATCATACAGTTATTGCGATCGAGAATGGGGATGTTTTTACTTGGGGATCAAACAGAg AGGGCCAGCTAGGTTATACATCTGTTGATACGCAACCCACGCCCCGACGTGTGACTTCACTCAGAGAAAAAattgttgctgttgctgctgctaaTAAACACACTGCCGCAGTTGCTGAGTCCGGTGAAGTTTTCACTTGGGGCTGCAACAAGGAAGGCCAGCTTGGCTATGGCACCTCCAACTCAGCTTCAAATTCCACACCTCGGTTGGTTGAATACTTAAAAGGAAAAGTCCTCAAAGGAGTTTCTGCTGCAAAGAACCATACAATTGTTCTGGGATCTGATGGAGAG GTATTTACCTGGGGTCATCGGCTTGTGACCCCAAGGCGTGTCATCATTGCTAGAAGTCTTAAAAAATGTGGAAATGCACCACTTAAATTTCATCGAGCGGAACGGCTTCATGTTGTTTCGGTTGCTGCTGGCTCAGTTCATAGTACAGTGCTAACCGATGATGGTGCTCTGTTCTATTGGGTTTCTGCGGATCCTGATCTAAGATGTCAACAG CTTTACTCAATGTGTGGAAGGAATGTTGTGAGCCTTTCAGCAGGTAAATACTGGACTGCTGCTGTTACCACAACAGGAGATGTCTATATGTGGGATGGGAAGAAATATAGGGCTGATGTTCCTGTTGCAACTCGTTTACATGGTGTCAAGCATGCTACATCTGTTTGTGTAGGGGAAACACATTTGCTAGTTGCTTCATCTCTTTATCATCCCAGCTACCCTCCTAAAGTGACAGAGAATCATCAGAAATCTAGAGCGGTAAATGATATGTTGGAAGAGGTTAATGAAGATTTGATGTTTGATGGTTTACAAGTTGAAGTAAGCCTGCAAGCCTCAAAAGTTAGTGGCTCTAGTGGTACAGTTGCACCGAGTTTGAAAAACCTGTGTGAAAAAGCTGCTATAGATTTTCTGGTGGAACCGCGGAACGCTATACATCTATTGGATATTGCTGATACTTTGGAAGCTCATGAACTAAGAAAGCATTGTGAG GAAATAGCTATACGCAACCTTGATTACATCTTCACAGTGTCGGCATCAGCTATCATGAATGCTCCACTTGAACTTTTGGTGAAGCTTGAGAAATCTTTGGATGACAAGTCTTCTGAGCCTTGGTGTCACCGTCGCCTACCCACACCAACAGCTACATTTCCTGCTGTCATTGATAGTGAAGAGGAGAATAGTGATTTTTGTTACACCAGACCTCGTGTTAATCGCAAGAAGCTAACACTGAAGAATTATGAAGGCTTGGGAACAGATTGTTTTCTGCAAAAAGATCACAAAGCTGATCAGGTTGTCTCCAAGGAAGTTCGAGCCCTTCGGAAGAAACTACAGCAAATAGATATGCTTGAAGCAAAGCAGTTAAACGGTCATCATCTTGATGACCAACAAGTTGCAAAGCTTGAAACAAGATCTGCTGTGGAGAATACGCTTGCTGAACTTGGCATCCCTCTTGAGTCTGAATCAAAAGCATCCTTGCCTTCCTTGATAGACGGGAAACGAAATAAGAAGTCTGAGCTGTCCAGGAAACAGAGAAGGAAGAACAAGCTGATGACTTCCCTAACTGAAGTTGACTCAGTAGAGGTCAGTGTAGAACAGAACTCAACTGTAAATCTTCCAGATGTCAAAAGCCTCGAAATTCCAAAAGAAACG AAGGAGGTGGGTATTGACATAAACAGTGAGAGCAGGATCATGGAAGGCTGCTCTTTGCTCGGCACGAAAAGTGTCTCTAGGCCGCATAACGCCAACAATAATAGTAAGGCTCCTCAATCAACGTcctcaaagaaaaagaacaagaagggtGGGCTGTCAATGTTTCTCAGTGGCGCTCTTGATGAGCCGAGGCAGGCCCCTCCACCACCGCCCACGCCCAAAAGCGATGGACCAGCGTGGGGTGGGGCCAAAATTACAAAAAGCCTTTCGTCGCTTCGTGATATTCAAAATGAGCAGAGTAAAACAACAGAAGTTACAAATAACAGGTTGAAGGATCGGTGTGAAGATTTTACCTGTGCAGTAAGTCCTGGACAGATTCGGTTGAGTTCCTTCTTACCAAAGACAATATCTACACCTATACCGGTAACACCTGCACGTGCTGTGCCAACAACTGAAGGAGAGAAGAACACTCCTCCTTGGTCTTCAGCTGGTTCTTCACCTGTTATGGGCCGACCATCATTGAGGAACATTCAAATGCAGCAG GAAAAGAAACAACTGAGCATATCTAACAGTCCAAAGACAAGGACATCAGGTTTCTCTATCTCTTCACAAGGCTCACCATCAGATTCCGGTGGCGCAAAGGACACTGTTCCAAACCGTTGGTTCAAGCCTGAAACTGATGCCCCTTCCTCCATCCGATCAATTCAGATAGAAGAGAAGGCAATGAAGGACCTCAAGCGTTTCTACAGCTCTGTCAAACTGGTGAAGGCTGAGCCCAAGTTCTAA
- the LOC120267124 gene encoding 5-methyltetrahydropteroyltriglutamate--homocysteine methyltransferase 2-like translates to MVSHIVGYPCIGPKRELRFALESFWDGKSSGEDLQKVAADLRASIWKQMADAGIKFIPSNTFSFCEKVLDTTAMLGAVPPKYGWTGGEIGFDIYFSMARGNLSQPAMEMTKWFDTNYHFIVPELGPETKFSYASHKAVSEYKEAKALGIDTVPVLVGPVSYLLLSKPAKGVEKSFSLLSLLRKVLPVYMEVIAELKAAGATWIQFDEPTLVLDLQSHQLQAFTEAYSELESSFSGLNVLIETYFADVPAEAFKTITGLSGISGIGFDLVRGTQTLDLIKGGFPSGKFLFAGVVDGRNIWANDLASSLSTLEALEAIVGKDKLVVSTSCSLMHSAVDLVNETKLDSEIKSWFSFAAQKVVEVNALAKALAGTKDEAFFSSNVAAQASRKSSPRVNNEEVQKAAAALKGSDHRRATPVSARLDAQQKNLNLPILPTATISSFPQTMDLRRVQREYKAIKISEEEYVQAISEEISKVVKLQEELDIDVLVHGEPERNDMVEYFGEQLAGITFTVNGWVQLYGSRCVKPPIIYGDVSRPKAMTVFWSSMAQSMTSRPMKAMLTGPVTILNWYFVRNDQPRFETCYQIALAIKKEVEDLEAAGIQVIQIDEAALREGLPLRKSEQSFYLDWDIHSFRITNCGVKDTTQIHTHMCYSNFNDIIHPIIGIDADVITIENSRSDEKLLSVFREGVKYGAGIGPGVYDIHSPRIPSTEEIADRINKMLAVLESNILWVNPDCGLKTRKYTEVKPALANMVAAAKLLRKELASA, encoded by the exons ATGGTGTCACACATCGTTGGATATCCTTGCATTGGACCAAAGAGAGAGCTTAGGTTTGCACTAGAATCTTTTTGGGATGGCAAGAGCAGTGGTGAGGATTTGCAGAAGGTTGCCGCAGATCTCAGAGCTTCCATTTGGAAACAAATGGCTGATGCTGGGATCAAGTTTATTCCTAGCAACACTTTTTCATTTTGTGAAAAAGTTCTTGATACAACTGCAATGCTCGGAGCTGTCCCCCCTAAGTATGGATGGACAGGTGGTGAGATTGGATTTGATATCTATTTCTCTATGGCAAGGGGAAATTTGTCTCAGCCTGCTATGGAGATGACCAAGTGGTTTGATACCAACTA CCATTTCATTGTCCCTGAGTTGGGGCCAGAGACAAAGTTTTCCTATGCTTCTCACAAGGCTGTGTCTGAATACAAGGAGGCCAAAGCG CTTGGAATTGATACAGTCCCAGTACTTGTAGGACCTGTCTCTTATTTATTGCTTTCCAAGCCTGCGAAAGGAGTAGAGAAGTCCTTTTCTCTGCTTTCTCTCTTGAGGAAGGTGCTGCCAGTTTACAT GGAAGTTATCGCTGAGTTAAAGGCGGCTGGTGCCACCTGGATTCAATTTGATGAGCCCACCCTTGTCCTTGATCTTCAATCTCACCAATTGCAGGCATTCACTGAGGCCTACTCAGAACTAGAATCATCATTTTCTGGTTTGAATGTGTTGATTGAGACCTACTTTGCTGATGTTCCTGCTGAGGCATTTAA GACGATTACTGGCTTGAGTGGCATTTCTGGTATTGGTTTTGATCTTGTGCGTGGAACCCAGACCCTTGACCTGATTAAAGGTGGGTTTCCATCTGGCAAGTTCCTTTTTGCTGGAGTTGTAGATGGGAGGAATATTTGGGCCAATGATCTCGCTTCTTCCCTTAGCACACTTGAGGCCCTTGAGGCTATCGTGGGCAAAG ACAAGCTTGTTGTTTCGACCTCCTGCTCACTCATGCACTCTGCTGTTGATCTTGTAAATGAGACCAAGCTCGACAGTGAAATCAAATCATGGTTCTCTTTTGCCGCACAGAAAGTTGTTGAAGTTAATGCACTGGCCAAGGCATTGGCTGGTACCAAGGATGAG GCTTTCTTCTCATCAAATGTTGCTGCTCAGGCTTCAAGAAAGTCATCTCCTAGAGTTAACAATGAGGAAGTTCAGAAAGCT GCTGCCGCTTTGAAGGGCTCTGACCATCGTCGGGCCACTCCTGTTAGTGCCAGATTGGATGCCCAGCAGAAGAATTTGAACCTTCCAATCCTTCCTACTGCCACCATCAGTTCATTCCCTCAGACAATGGATCTCCGCAGAGTGCAACGTGAATACAAGGCAATCAA GATCTCTGAAGAGGAGTATGTGCAGGCCATCAGTGAAGAAATCAGCAAAGTTGTCAAGTTGCAGGAGGAGCTTGACATTGATGTCCTGGTCCATGGAGAGCCTGAG AGGAATGACATGGTCGAGTACTTCGGGGAGCAGCTTGCGGGCATTACATTCACTGTTAACGGTTGGGTGCAATTATATGGGTCACGTTGTGTGAAGCCACCCATCATCTATGGTGATGTTAGCCGTCCGAAGGCAATGACTGTGTTCTGGTCCTCAATGGCCCAGAGCATGACCTCCCGACCAATGAAAGCAATGTTGACAGGTCCAGTTACCATCCTCAACTGGTATTTCGTCAGAAACGACCAGCCAAG ATTTGAGACCTGCTATCAAATTGCTCTTGCCATCAAGAAGGAAGTTGAAGATTTGGAAGCTGCTGGTATTCAG GTTATCCAAATCGATGAAGCAGCTCTTCGAGAAGGCTTGCCTCTTCGCAAGTCCGAGCAATCTTTCTATTTGGACTGGGATATCCACTCATTTAGGATCACCAACTGTGGTGTGAAAGATACCACCCAG ATTCATACTCATATGTGCTACTCAAACTTCAATGATATCATCCACCCGATCATTGGCATAGATGCTGATGTGATCACAATCGAGAACTCCCGATCCGATGAGAAACTCTTGTCTGTGTTCCGTGAGGGTGTGAAATATGGTGCCGGAATAGGTCCTGGTGTTTACGACATCCACTCTCCCAGGATTCCATCGACCGAGGAAATTGCAGACCGTATCAACAAAATGTTAGCTGTCCTCGAGTCGAACATTCTCTGGGTCAACCCTGACTGTGGTCTGAAGACCAGGAAGTACACCGAGGTCAAGCCTGCCCTTGCCAACATGGTTGCTGCTGCAAAACTCCTCCGCAAGGAACTTGCCAGTGCTTAG